CCCGCGTGTTTACCCAACAACTATACGCAGGTTTTGAAAAAGCTGGAATCAACCGAGCGACGCTTGATGAAGAAACCAGAATACGCCAAATTGTACGGGGATCAGATAAAGGAAATGCAAGAAATGCGATTTTCCAGAAAGTtaacagaaaagaaaattgaagaGTGGATGGGACCTATACATTATGTGGCGCATCACGCTGTTGTTCTTCCAGAGAAGAAAACCACACCTAAAAGAATTGTCTTTAATAGCTCCTCCTCTTTCAACAGTCACTCGCTTAACGACTACTGGTTTAAAGGACCAGATCTACTTAACAATCTCTTTGGCGTCCTCATACGATTCAGAGAGAACCATGCTGCTTTATGTGGTGACATATCAAAGATGTACCACATGATCGCCATACCTCCACTTGATCAACACGTACACAGATTTATTTGGAGAGATTACGAGACGGAGCGACAACCGGATGTCTTCGTGAAGACTGTTCTTACGTTTGGAGACCGTCCTGCACCAACCATGGCAATAACAGCGATGCGAAAAACGGCAGAGATGAATAAAGAAAGCGACCCAAAGGCAGCAGAAGCAATCATAAAGAATGCTTACGTCGACGACATTTGTGACTCGGTCCAAAACGTGGAGGAAGCCAAAGCTATGACTTTAAGCATAGACAAGGTTCTCAAAACAGGTGGCTTTCATGTAAAGAAGTGGATTTCAAATGCAAACCTTGCTGACGATAGTAATTCAGAAGAGGTCATACTGGGCAGCGAACCAGAAACGGTACGAGTTTTAGGGACAGTCTGGCTCCCTGAAGATGACCTTCTCACGTTTAAAATAAAGATGGTCATATCGTCTGATGCCACCCAATCTAATAATCCAAAGATGCTCATTCCTCTAAAGCTAACGAAGAGAATTCTCCTGAGTCTGGCTGGTATCTTCGATCCCATTGGCGCAGCAACAGCAGTTCTCATCAAGCTAAAGGTTGCTATGCAGTAGCTATGGCAATTGGGATTGGATTGGGATGAAGAAGTGCCAACGGAAACAAGACAAAAATGGCTCAAGTTGCTCGAAGAAGTATCAAAACTCAATCATATCAAGTTCGATCGATGTCTCACACCTTCTGAAGCGGTTGGAGCTCCAAAGCTGATTGTGTTTTGTGATGCCTCATGCCACGCCTTTGGAGCCTGTGCCTATGCCAGATGGAAACTTTGAAATGGGAAGTTTGGAGTCAGATTCATTGCTGCTAAATCAAGGGTTGCACCTCTAAAGGAGTTAACAATTCCTCCTCTCGAATTACAAGGAGCTGTATTAGCATGTCGCCTCGGCAAGACCATATTAGAGGAATCACGTCTGACGTTTGAGGGGGTACGATATTTGTCAGACAGCAGGGTTGCACTAGCCTGGATTCAGGGTCCTTCGCGAAGTTGCAAGCCGTTTGTGTCATCTTGAATTGGAGAGATACAGAGCAACTCAGAGGCATCAAATTGGTCGCACTGCCCAACAAAACATAACGTCGCAGATGATATCACGAGGAGTATCACCATTGAAGAAATGAACGGCAGATGGCTGAAAGGTCCAGAATTTCTGCAGACAGAGGAAGCACTTTGGCCTGTGGAGACAGGAAGTCCTGATTCAATTGAAGTGAATAAAGAACGAAGAGGATCCAAATTGCTTGCCCAGTCACTGTGTCTGAGCCTATATTAAACTGTGAAGATTTCTCAAGTTGGAGAAGACTTATCCGAGTTACTGCGTACGTCGGGAGATTCTGCCAGAACCTTCGCAGCAAGCTAAAACGAGTCGACTGTAACCAGAAAGGAAACGTGGGTCCACTCAACGCCTTAGAGATTGAAGATGCAGAAGAATATTGGCTCAAGTTTGCCCAGTCTGGTTTACCTCAAAAAATGCAGAGAGGAGATTTCAAAACATTGACGCCATATGCTGATGAAAATGGAATCATAAGAGTTGGTGGTCGAGTCGATCCATGTTTGCTGTCTTACGATAACACGCGTCCAGTTTTATTGCCATACAAACACTGGATATCTATGTTAGTCACCCGTCAGGCACATCAGTATGGTCATTCAGGTGTTGCTGCCACCACAGCAAAATGCAGGCGGACGTATTGGATTGTCAGAAGTCACAATGTGTCCAGGATTGTCAAGCAAAAATACACCTTCTGTCGAGAATTTGAAGCAAAGGCTGAGACCCAGTTGATGGCTGATCTCCCTTCATGCAGATTGCAGCCTTACACACCACCCTTCCATCACACCGCGTGCGACTATTTTGGGCCCATCAAAGTAAAGCTTGGTAGGAACAAGACAGCAAAGCATTATGGAGTGATTTTCACTTGTCTGAACACACGTGCAGTCCATTGTGAACTAGCCACAGATGCCAGTACCATGGCTTTTCTCCAAGTCCTACGAACATTTTTCTCCTACCGGGGTTATCCAAAGTTAATGACAACGGCTCTCAGATGGTTGGAGCTGAGCGTGAACCTCATGATATGATCAAGGGTTGGGACGGGAACCAGCTGAAGGAGTATTGTGCTGACAGAGGGATGAAATGGCAGTTCACCATGCCCTTAGCCCCTCACCAAAATGGTTTCTCAGAGTCTATTGTGAAGTCTACGAAGTCTGCATTAAAGAAAGCAATTGGAGAAACTATTTTGACGCCGATGGAGTTGTACACTTGTCTTCTTGAAGTGGCCAATCTTTTGAATCAGCGCCCAATTGGAAAGCTATCAGAAGATC
The genomic region above belongs to Montipora capricornis isolate CH-2021 chromosome 8, ASM3666992v2, whole genome shotgun sequence and contains:
- the LOC138014005 gene encoding uncharacterized protein, with protein sequence MKYPWKKDPACLPNNYTQVLKKLESTERRLMKKPEYAKLYGDQIKEMQEMRFSRKLTEKKIEEWMGPIHYVAHHAVVLPEKKTTPKRIVFNSSSSFNSHSLNDYWFKGPDLLNNLFGVLIRFRENHAALCGDISKMYHMIAIPPLDQHVHRFIWRDYETERQPDVFVKTVLTFGDRPAPTMAITAMRKTAEMNKESDPKAAEAIIKNAYVDDICDSVQNVEEAKAMTLSIDKVLKTGGFHVKKWISNANLADDSNSEEVILGSEPETVRVLGTVWLPEDDLLTFKIKMVISSDATQSNNPKMLIPLKLTKRILLSLAGIFDPIGAATAVLIKLKVAMQ
- the LOC138014006 gene encoding uncharacterized protein, producing MQRGDFKTLTPYADENGIIRVGGRVDPCLLSYDNTRPVLLPYKHWISMLVTRQAHQYGHSGVAATTAKCRRTYWIVRSHNVSRIVKQKYTFCREFEAKAETQLMADLPSCRLQPYTPPFHHTACDYFGPIKVKLGRNKTAKHYGVIFTCLNTRAVHCELATDASTMAFLQVLRTFFSYRGYPKLMTTALRWLELSVNLMI